A window of Mastomys coucha isolate ucsf_1 unplaced genomic scaffold, UCSF_Mcou_1 pScaffold1, whole genome shotgun sequence genomic DNA:
TCATCTCAGGGCCAGGTGCTATCTACTTCTTTGCCATCAGCTTCCGCCTTTCAGACAGCTCCCATCTCATCAGTGTTGTTGAAGATAATGTCATCAACCATCTTAACTTAGCTTCTGGTGTGGCACAGTACGCCTGCATGCTGGTCTGTTCTGGTTCTGTGCTCTTGGTGACTAGCTCTGTAACCTTCTAAGTAAGTGACATAATTTCTACAGAGTGGTTAACGACACCTCTAGCTCATGGAATGTATCCCCAGAGAGGCTAGAAGTTCAGACTTAGCCTGGAGATGCAAACTCTATTTGGAATTTCTCCTGTCATGCGCTCTAATCATGCCAGACTCCTAGGTCTAGCTCCTTCCATCATCTCCTGACCTCCCCCAACCCAGGCCCCCCAGTCACAAATGTCTCACTTTTCTTCTGCCTCCAAAGCTCCAAGTGGCTATCCTAATAAAAATGCCCATCTCATTCACATCTGGTTCTCCAAAGTCGGCTTCTTTAGGgcatgcttctcagccatttgagatctTTCACACATGCCTAGGGCTCCCCGCAgctgtgctctctccctccctccctccctctctctctctctctctctctctctctctctctcgagcAAATACATACTCACCTGTCTTGCGAGAGTCGAGAGACCAGAATGGCAATGTAGGTGAGTTTTGTGCTCAGCGGATCCGGGCAGCCGGAAAGGGCTAGCTTTTTCCTTCTCCTACTCCCCGTTTCCCCATCCTCCTCTACAAGTCCCACCCAGATCCTCAGCCCCTCCCCTCAATACCCCCTGTCTGATGAGTGACACTGAGTCTCACTCCACCCTCCTCTGCCGGAGCCAACCGACAAGCAGCAACCTCTGGACTAGGAATCCAAGAGCATAAAAACGCTCTGAGCTGCCGCGTCTGCTCGTGCTTGTGTTCACCTCCCGGTGAGAGCCGAGGGCGAGCGCGGTGGGAGCAGGCCGCTTAGCTGGACTTTCCAATTCCTGCCGGCACCGCCCATCCATGGTCCTGGACCGCACGCACCTTCAAGACAACTTAGGGAAGTCTACTCTCTCCGATTCCAAAACAAAGTTTGGACAAAGTGAATTTGGGGTGGATTTGGGAGATGGCAGCTGCTCCCTTTGCTTCCTCCGTGTCAGCCCTCAGAAGCCCCCAACTCCAACTCCAACCCCCTCCAACCTTCCCGTACTGACACCCAGCTCCCagactctccttttctttctttgattcccGAGCCTCTGTGGGGTTAGGGATATCGGTTCTGTACCCTACCCCTTTCGTTCTCCTCTCTATCCCtgtctgctgagctatctcacctgTGTCCAAGCCTTCAGCCCATCGTCACCCctcacttcccttccctccacctttctctctcactccGTTTTATCTACCTAACGTCTTACTTGCACCCACACCGTCCCTccgtccccctccccctccttctctcactCAAAACCTAACCATGGCTTCTGAGCCTTCTTGGACTGCCACCCCCTCCCCTGGGGGCACCCTGCTGGTCCCCAATGCCACCACACCCTGGCTGGGTAGGGATGAAGAACTAGCTAAGGTGGAGATTGGTATCCTAGCTACTGTCCTGGTTCTGGCTACAGGAGGCAACCTGGTTGTACTACTGAGTCTGGGCCGCCAGGGCCACAAGCGCTCCCGCATGCATCTGTTCGTGCTGCACTTGGCCCTAACCGACCTGGGCGTGGCGCTTTTCCAGGTACTGCCTCAGCTGCTCTGGGACATCACCTACCGCTTCCAGGGCTCTGACCTCCTCTGCCGGGCTATCAAATATCTACAGGTGCTCAGCATGTTTGCTTCCACTTACATGCTGCTGGCCATGACGCTGGATCGGTACCTGGCCGTCTGTCACCCTCTTCGAAGCCTCCAGCAGCCCAGCCAGTCCACCTACCCTCTCATTGCTGCTCCCTGGCTCCTGGCTGCCATCCTCAGCCTCCCTCAGGTTTTCATTTTTTCGTTGCGAGAGGTGATCGAGGGCTCGGGGGTGCTGGACTGCTGGGCAGATTTCTACTTTTCCTGGGGCCCGCGGGCCTACATCACCTGGACCACCATGGCCATCTTTGTGCTGCCTGTGGTGGTGCTCACGGCTTGCTATGGCCTCATCTGCCATGAGATCTACAAGAACCTGAAAGTCAAGACGCAGGCTggcagggaggaaagaaggggctGGCGGACTTGGGAGAAGTCCTCATCTTCTGCCGCTGCTGCAGCCAGTAGGGGACTACCCTCCCGGGTCAGCAGCATCAGTACCATCTCCAGGGCGAAGATCCGAACCGTGAAGATGACCTTTGTCATTGTGCTGGCCTACATTGCTTGCTGGGCACCTTTCTTCAGTGTCCAGATGTGGTCTGTGTGGGACGAGAATGCCCCCAATGAAGGCGAgtatgtggggtgtggggtgaggTGGTGGTGGGATAATAGTTAGGATAAGGATCACGGTGCCTCCCAGAGCCAGGCAGGATGCAAATGAATGGAGTAACTAAGAGAGTAGGTGCTTGTTTGCCTTAGAGCATCCTCTGCTGCTGTAACAGCAGCTCCCACCTGACACTTAAAGCACAGAAGTTTATTTCTCACTATCCTAGTAGCTGGCAAGCCTGGGAAGGCTCTTCTTGAAAGTGGGGAGGGACTCTTTGAAGATGTCCAGGGTGGTGAAGGGCACCCCTAAAAGTGGCAAAATTGGTTTTTGTATTGGTTTTTATGGtaacaaacatttcattttcttgctaACTCATTAACCTATTAATTCTTAAGCCCCTAGGGCCTAATCAGTTTCCAAAGGTCTCACCTGAAAGTACCATTGCCATAGGACTTTGAGGGCTCTGTTTTTAATACAAGAATTCTGGGGACAGACATTCAGATCACAGTCTTGCCCAGTGAGGTCCCGTCCAGCCCACTGAGGCTATGTTGAGTGAATATCAATTATGTGGGatttcttggtttaaaaaaaaaaaaaaagatttattaggtACATGATGTTCTGCCtgccagaagggggcaccagatctcattacagatgattatgagccaccctgtagttgctgggaattaaactcatgactactggaagagcagtcttaacctctgggccatctctctagcacaagtttcttgatttttttaattttggttacttatttaacaattttaaaataccagTTGCTGCTAGTAAATGACAACACTTGTTCTGGAACGGTGcagagattagcatggcccccGTGGGAAAGAGGTTTGGTGTATTTGCTAGGCCAACTTCTAGTATGCTCCAAGAGCCTGAGGGTCAGAGACTAACAGATCTGAAAGGGGTTTCAAATAGTCTGGTCTAGGGTGGCAATGCTGGGTTGCAATGGAGgctgtcctctctctgtgtgcccTTCCCTTCTGTGTCTGGACATAGCTCTGTGGCCCTTTCTCAACCGCCACTTCTAATGAGTTAGGACTGGCATACGACAGCACTTAGATCTCAAATTCAACTCCATCATTCTTTCACcgaggacagggaggcaggcacAGAAAGGGCCTGCCGCTCAGCCAGGGGGAGACAGAGTAAGGAGTAGAGAGCCCAATCTTTCAGATTTTcccagtctttctttttcttttcttcctagctATTTTATGTTATGAGTACAGATAGTTTGCCGGAATGTCTGTGGCCAATGTATGTACTTGGTACCcgctgttgtgatcataaaaagagaaagagctataagaatatgttctggcagggtgtggggcAATGCAggggcatcccttctccctgagggaccagacacataccggtatagtatagaatagagtttatttagggcatggggaggggagttaagagggtagcagaggcagagaaaggcagagaggagagagaagtagaggctggccatgaccatgtgggaagagggggagggaatggggagagagggggaacaaaggggtaagaggcaaaggagagaagcaggagtaagagagagaggagggggcaagcagccccttttatagggccaggcctacctggccgttgccaggtaaccatggggaggagcatacctggctgctgccaggtatctgggaggggggatggagtttatacagaatgctaacacccacagaggctagaaaggGGCATTGGCTcacctggaactggggttatagatggtcatgagccgcCACGTAGGTGGTGGGagtggaacccaggtcctctgcaagactaaCTCGTCTCTTTCTCTCGATCCGCACCTTGCCAACAACTCTGGTTCTTAACCTAGATCTACAAAGAGACTTTCCCCTTACCTGAAAGACAAAGTAAGGTtcttcaaaacaaacagacaaacgaaaacaacaaccaaaaacagcTCTGCATGATACCAGAGAACCAAGTAGTCATCAGCCGCCTGAGCTTCAGATGCTGTGGGTGGCTCGGGCTGACCTTGTAGCTACTGTGCAGCTGATGTCCAACTTTTGAtgctcccgcctctgcctcctgtctgctgGGTATACAGATATGTAACACCATGCTTGGTTCTGTCTTTTTGACATTAGTCTGAACATGAAGGTGTTTGCAAGTTTTTCTGTAGGCAATGAGCATATTAAATCCAACTTACTAGGAAGGATACTAGCCAAGGCTAGACTGGTAGGAAGGGCTTCTTGGGACCCAGCATGTGGATCTGCATGGTGCTGTGGAGTGGCTGTCTCTGAGTAACCTGGAGCTCAGAGTAGTCTGAAAGCCGCTGGCCCGAGATGACACGGCTAGTAGGCGATAGAGCCGGTACTTGAAACAGGCGGTTTACGGACCAGCTTTATCTGTTACATGGCTTTCCTTCTGACAATTACAGGCTGGCCCGTGCCAAGGATGAGATAGTCTTTGCCCTTTATTGAAGGACGGGTAGGAAGAGGAATTCTATTTCTTTCATTAGTTGGTGTGATTTAGACCCGTTTGCCTGAAGCGTCCGCTTTTATTATCAGAGTGTCCCCAATCCATTGTCTGTATAGACAGTGAGTACCTGTGGCCAAGGGGCTTTCTGACCCAGCAGTGCAGAAACAAAACCCTGCCCTACAAGGtgctttcagaaaaacaaaagctccAGGGCAAAACAAAAGCTTTAGAGTGGTTTGTTCTGTACACCCCATTCTCCCATGGGTTTGGGTTAGCTCCGCCTCCTTGCCCCGGCTAGCTGAGTTTGTGCCTGGACTGGGTGTGGTGAATCTTCCCACAGGGGCTGAGAAACCCCGATACTTCCTCGTGGCACATCCTCAGCCCCTACACTGTGCCCGGCTCAGATGGACCAAACCAAAACCTGCTTCCTAAGGCATGGAGTTTGTCCACCGAGGCCAAATGGCCACGGCTTGGTTTCTTCCCCTATGACTCGTGCCTTTTATTGAATGTTCCCACCCCATGCCTCCCCCccacctttttggttttttttttttttttttggtcccagAGATGGCCATATGTACAGCACACCCAAGGGAGTCCCTCACGGTTGTCCTGAAGCTCTTGCTGTGTACTGCTACTGGGTAAGCACCTGAGCTGGGCCGTGGATGTTAGTGGTGGGAGGTCTGCTGGGGTCCGGTATCTCTGCTTTAGAGACAGAAGGCGCGGAGTGGCAGTTCTTGTTGACTGTGCTAGAAGAACTGGAAGGGTTGCTTGTGAGTTCCCTCCCGGGTCTGCCATTGCTTAAGAAAAGTTCTACTTCTGTGAAGAAGCTAGTGTGCCAGCTGTGGCACTGTACAGATGTGTGCAGCAGGAGGCGAGGGTCGTCCTAGCAGCTCTCCTGGGTTGTGAGACGTGTTTCCACTTACACGCTAGGAAGAAAGTTGTGTCTGAAAGGGATCTTACTGGACTTTTCCCACCTGTATATTTTGCCTGCCTaagatagatttttgtttttgtttttctctcatgaGAGAGTAGATTCCTAGTGACAACCTGAGGACGAGATCGGGATCCAAGCTGATGCTCTGTGCCTAGAACCTGCCCAGCATGCCGTACTTGGAGATGGTGGCAGACGTGCAGGGCAGCCATGTTTCATTCGTTACCCTCCCAGGTCCCTAGCACAGGAACCCGCACAAGTCGGTGATCACATGTTCAGTGACCAAATGACAGAAAGACTGAGACCAGAGAGAAGAAGGTGGCCCATAGGGCCCCAAGAAGTCGTTATCCATAACACAAATGAGGGTGAAGTAGAAGGCCCAAAGCTTGTTTATTTTCCCTGCCTTACAATTTGGGTACAGTACAGAAAATGTCTCATCTTAAGTCTATATCCATTAGGGCCAAGGCCCTGCAACCATGTGTTGGGACCCTATATGGAGTCACGTAGGTGGATTTGGGGATTAAAAAAAACTTGGTGAGAGCAACGAATTTCTGAATGTGCAGTGATGGACGATTTATTCAAAATCAAATGTGTAATGAATCTGAGGCGTTTCTGGCCATTCTCACCTGTGTGGTGCCCTGCAGGTCCGCTGCAGCCTTGGTTCTGAATGCACAACAGGCACACTCTGCACTGTGCATGCTGCGGTGCCACGTAATGCCAGAGAAGGCCCAGTGAGGCACCTTAGCCCAGACCCAAAGCTACGGCAATGCTTTTACTACATGGACAAGCTGTTTGCTCTTGTAGAAATATAAAGTCTTAAAGTGAAAACAAAGTCCAGCCACCCTTTCActggggtcgcctaagaccatcagaaaacacagatatttacattaggaccCATAGCAGGAGCAagactacagttatgaagtggcgaCAAAAGTAGTTTTATGGtcgagggtcaccacaacatgagggcccgtattacagggtcacagcactaggaaggttgagaaccactagacGAGGTGAAGGCTTGCATGAGGGGGCAGATAAAGATGGCTAAGGTTATCCAGCTGAGAGCTGACTATCTTTGGAGCGATGTGTTTTACATTACCATTTCTGTGGGTCAGGAATTCACACACCATTTTGTTGGGTCCTGTGGCTCAGAGTCTCTCACAGGTAAGCAGtcatattattatcatcatctgAAGGCTCAGCTGGAGGAAAATCTGCTTTCAAGTGTGCTATTATACATTCAAAATACTAGTCAATGCTGAGAAACATTGAGAATGCTCTGTGTTCTATAATATTTGGCCAAGATATGCCTACATGAGAACAAGCAAGTACATCCATACCATTGGCATGAAAACTTGTTTAGTCTTTAATAAATATGTACcaaaaattgttttgaaataaatgttgggctggagaaatggctcagcggttaagagcactgactgttcttccagaggtcctgagttcaattcccagcaaccacatggtagcccacaaccatctgtaatggggtttgatgccctcttctggtgtgtctgaagacatctatagtgtactcatatacataaaataaataaatccttttttaaaaatgtcttgaaCCACAGAGATCAGTAGCTATGTCTTATGATGGAGAAACCCAGAAAATCTGCACTGTAATTTTAGTGACAGATATTTTAAAGAGCAAAAGATGTGAGGGAATCAgaccccttccccacccccaaaaaagtcCATAGCAGCAACAGAGAGAGGAAGTTGCTTGGAAGATCCCCTCTTCTTGGCAGTCATAAAGTGACATTTTAAAGAGACCTCTGCTGTTTCAGGGTCTTAGTGTCCTGTGAGACCCTCTGTGAACTTCGCTCTTAAGAAACTCAGAGCAGGTGCTGAGGGTTTATACGAACACCACCAGACAGTGGTGAAACTGAATCAGAACCACACAGTGTCCAGTGATGTGGAAACCTAGGCAAAGCTACAGTCTGCAGGGGCACTTAAATACGGGCTCCAAGCAGAGCTTCAAGCATCGGGAAGTATACTGTGGTGTCGGACTAGTGTTTGCAAATGGACTCCTGAAGAGCTCCCCCAGAAATGGCCAGAACCTGAGATATGACCAGTGAAAGGCCACTTATGGAGTGGACAGGAGTCTGTAACCTGATCATCCAACGATCTCCAAAGGGGAGAACAACATGCACAACATGAAAACTGGACTCGGAAGTGTCCCCGAAGAGTCCCTCAGCACAACCTGACACAACCTGGAAGGCAGGCTTCTGGGCGCTAGAGAGAGAATGCCAAGAGACTCGAGAGGGAGCGAGCCAGTGGGCCAGACTGCATTCGTACTGTGTGCCCCATCCAGCTTGCTCCCCTTCACTTCTGTTTTTCCCTTCGTTGATACCCAGCGCCAGTTTCTCAGGCCAGCAGCAGCCAGCTCTGTCTTGTTCTCTATCTGctcctgctctcttctcttcttatttccctttctttAAGTTCACTGGCTGGGCTGGATGGCAGGGCTTCTGTGTCTCCGCCTTCGGAGCTGGGGTGTTCTAAATTATCTgcacttcctcccctttctctgcccATTCCACCTTTAGCAGAGACTACATCTGGCCGCCCACGCATTCACGCCTGTCCTAATATTCTTCGAATTCACGTTTCCCTCCTCTCTACCAGCGCTGCCTCTGATGAAGTGATTACTACACGCATAGTGAttactatgttttcttttctactattCTCACCTGACTAATAAATTCACGCTTGTAGTATATCagttccttttgttgtctaacatGCTGGATGCTTAGGAACTGATCGTTTTCCGTTTGACCACTACTTTATTTTCATAGTGGGCCTACTCCTTCATAGTGATTGTTTTTGCAGCTACTATGCTGCTCTCAGGGGAAATCAATTGTGGTGCCCTGAACACCAGTCTAATAAAGAAGGACACCTCAACCCAATTACAATGTAGCTTCTCTTGAGTACTCTAAATACTTCTATTGAAATAATAggagtgattttttaaaaatctaactaGTGACCTAACCCCAAATGCACAAGTCCTAATCCcaaaaccataaagaaaatgaaaagcccaAGAAAAATGACTCCTTCAAAAATGTCTAGTCCCACAGTAATGACCTCCAATGAGACTGAATTAGACAAAAATCCCATGCAAAGGATTTAAGAGAATGATCATAAGTATGTTCAAGGAAATCATAGAGGACACATATAAACTCCCTCATGAATTCCAAGAGGATACAAAGagctgaaataaaaacaagatgtCCAAGAGACCAAGATGTTGAGGAAAAGCAAACTGAATATTGGAAATTTAAAATTAGTAAGTCTAGAAAGCTCTGTGGGAGACCTCGACAAAAGGATGGATCAGGCTCGAAGACAGAGTGGAGAAACTGAGTCAGTCagtgaaaaatgtaaattaataaggTACAAACATAACATTTGAGATTTAAGGGATACCTTGAGAAGACATGATCCACAAATCATGggcatagaagaaagagaagaatctcATGCTAAAGGCATAGAAAACATTTCCAATATGGTTTATAACTTCAAAACTCATCTATCGAAGGGAAATACACATCCAGGGAAGGGATGGATTTAAAATACCAAATGGATATGACAAGAAAAGAACTTGCTCACGTCTCATTATAGTTAAGGTACATTGGAAGCAACAAGAGAGAAGCACCaagtcacacagacagacaagccCGTAGAAAGAACAGCGGACTCCAGGCTTTAAAAACAAGG
This region includes:
- the Avpr1b gene encoding vasopressin V1b receptor — protein: MASEPSWTATPSPGGTLLVPNATTPWLGRDEELAKVEIGILATVLVLATGGNLVVLLSLGRQGHKRSRMHLFVLHLALTDLGVALFQVLPQLLWDITYRFQGSDLLCRAIKYLQVLSMFASTYMLLAMTLDRYLAVCHPLRSLQQPSQSTYPLIAAPWLLAAILSLPQVFIFSLREVIEGSGVLDCWADFYFSWGPRAYITWTTMAIFVLPVVVLTACYGLICHEIYKNLKVKTQAGREERRGWRTWEKSSSSAAAAASRGLPSRVSSISTISRAKIRTVKMTFVIVLAYIACWAPFFSVQMWSVWDENAPNEDSTNVAFTISMLLGNLSSCCNPWIYMGFNSHLLPRSLSHHACCRGSKPRVHRQLSNSSLTSRRTTLLTQSCGPSTLRLSLNLSLHAKPKPAGSLKDLEQVDGEATMETSIF